Proteins found in one Miscanthus floridulus cultivar M001 chromosome 4, ASM1932011v1, whole genome shotgun sequence genomic segment:
- the LOC136550675 gene encoding uncharacterized protein has protein sequence MHPSWGYLSLGLRDVRASPPPVPEDAARRATNRAHAEVQKRQKDAMEANCTRKILACEGLDNQKCPMDVPALAPLKALKVSPSSIAHWVVEAQAAMQHGVVPARADPKELVTQGEDAKATSTQGGEGAPLSCKAKARGSDEAKASLVAEATEVEAPRTSEAEATEVGVPRTTEAVLAGARAPETTKAMMVEARAPRTTEAGAA, from the exons ATGCACCCGTCGTGGGGGTACCTTTCTTTG GGgctgagggatgtgcgagcctccccaccgcctgTTCCCGAGGACGCAGCACGGCGGGCGACGAACCGAGCGCACGCCGAGGTGCAGAAGAGGCAAAAGGACGCCATGGAGGCAAATTGCACGAGGAAGATCCTTGCATGCGAGGGACTGGATAA CCAGAAGTGTCCTATGGATGTGCCCGCCTTGGCgccacttaaggcgctcaaggtgagccccagctCCATCGCCCACTGGGTGGtagaggcgcaagccgccatgcAACATGGCGTGGTgccggcgagggccgacccgaaggagctggtCACCCAAGGAGAGGATGCCAAGGCGACCTCAACACAGggaggggagggagcgcctctgtCCTGCAAGGCTAAGGCCCGTGGGTCAGATGAGGCTAAGGCATCCTTGGTTGCTGAGGCCACTGAGGTCGAGGCCCCCCGGACctctgaggctgaggcgacggaggtcggggtgcctaggaccaccgaggccgtgtTGGCGGgggccagagcccccgagaccaccaaggccatgatggtggaggccagagcccctaggaccaccgaggctgggGCAGCCTAG